The proteins below are encoded in one region of Drosophila santomea strain STO CAGO 1482 chromosome 3R, Prin_Dsan_1.1, whole genome shotgun sequence:
- the LOC120452692 gene encoding G protein-coupled receptor kinase 2 encodes MELENIVANTVYLKAREGGSDSNKGKSKKWRKILQFPHISQCINLKDKLDISYGYVIDQQPIGRELFRLFCENKRPVYFRYITFLDEVVKYEIEYISNRIFIGHDIGRRFLDVEAQLELRNGSGGDALDAEAQEELLLNSSNANPTETAETEHCNNTTANNCNNINNSNNSNSNNSQHSSDINHKKLDTRNHNGDDATGNGSSHQDDGDEGVKCQDSHDDAQKGGGGEGGGGGGGGKSVHVGGYPDELVLDVLNDDLIAQVRNKLNSGGKDIFAQCVNAVKAFLAGEPFREFESSMYFHRYLQWKWLEAQPITYKTFRMYRVLGKGGFGEVCACQVRATGKMYACKKLEKKRIKKRKGESMVLIEKQILQKINSPFVVNLAYAYETKDALCLVLTIMNGGDLKFHIYNMGGDPGFELQRARFYAAEVACGLQHLHKQGIVYRDCKPENILLDDHGHVRISDLGLAVEIPEGEMVRGRVGTVGYMAPEVIDNEKYAFSPDWFSFGCLLYEMIEGQAPFRMRKEKVKREEVDRRVKEDPEKYSSKFNDEAKSMCQQLLAKSIKQRLGCRNGRMGGQDVMAHPFFHSTQLNWRRLEAGMLDPPFVPDPHAVYAKDVLDIEQFSTVKGVNIDESDTNFYTKFNTGSVSISWQNEMMETECFRELNVFGPEECPTPDLQINAAPEPDKAGCFPFRRKKKQPARTQPIPIPEHLLTTSHSVSSTTVES; translated from the exons GTGGTTCCGACAGCAACAAGGGAAAGAGCAAAAAATGGCGCAAAATATTGCAATTCCCACACATATCGCAATGCATCAACCTGAAAGACAAATTAG ACATAAGCTATGGCTACGTGATAGATCAGCAACCCATTGGTCGTGAGCTCTTCCGTCTGTTTTGCGAGAACAAACGGCCCGTCTACTTTCGCTACATCACCTTCCTGGATGAGGTGGTCAA ATACGAGATCGAGTACATCTCGAACCGCATATTCATTGGCCATGACATCGGCCGTCGCTTCTTGGATGTCGAGGCACAGCTGGAGCTGCGCAACGGCAGCGGGGGCGACGCCTTGGATGCCGAGGcgcaggaggagctgctgctcaACAGCAGCAATGCCAATCCAACTGAAACAGCTGAGACTGAACACTGCAACAATACCACCgccaacaactgcaacaacatcaacaacagcaacaacagcaacagcaacaactcgCAGCACAGCAGCGACATCAATCACAAGAAGCTGGACACTCGCAATCACAACGGCGACGACGCCACTGGGAACGGGAGCAGCCACCAGGACGACGGGGACGAGGGCGTCAAGTGCCAGGACAGCCATGATGATGCGCAAAAGGGCGGTGGCGGAGAgggaggcggcggcggtggcggcggaaAGAGTGTCCATGTGGGCGGGTATCCCGACGAACTCGTGTTGGACGTGCTCAACGATGATCTCATTGCGCAAGTGCGTAACAAACTCAACAGCGGCGGCAAGGACATCTTTGCCCAGTGTGTGAACGCGGTTAAGGCGTTCCTGGCCGGCGAGCCGTTCCGGGAGTTTGAGAGCTCTATGTATTTTCACCG ATACTTGCAGTGGAAGTGGCTTGAGGCGCAGCCAATCACCTATAAAACGTTTCGCATGTACCGGGTGCTCGGAAAGGGCGGCTTCGGCGAGGTGTGCGCCTGTCAG GTGCGGGCCACTGGGAAAATGTACGCGTGCAAAAAGCTGGAGAAAAAGCGCATCAAGAAGCGCAAGGGCGAGTCGATGGTGTTAATTGAGAAGCAGATACTGCAGAAAATCAACTCGCCGTTCGTTGTCAATCTGGCTTACGCGTACGAGACAAAGGATGCCCTCTGCCTGGTGCTGACCATAATGAATG GCGGCGATTTGAAATTCCACATTTACAACATGGGCGGCGACCCCGGCTTCGAACTGCAGCGTGCCCGCTTCTATGCCGCCGAGGTGGCCTGTGGTCTGCAGCACCTGCACAAGCAGGGCATCGTCTACCGGGACTGCAAGCCGGAGAACATCCTCCTTGACGATCACGGCCATGTGCGCATTTCCGACCTGGGACTGGCCGTCGAGATACCGGAGGGCGAGATGGTGCGCGGCCGGGTGGGCACAGTGG GATACATGGCCCCCGAGGTCATCGACAACGAGAAGTACGCCTTCTCCCCGGACTGGTTCAGCTTCGGCTGCCTGCTGTACGAGATGATCGAGGGCCAGGCGCCGTTCCGGATGCGCAAGGAGAAGGTCAAGCGCGAGGAGGTGGACAGGCGCGTTAAG GAGGACCCCGAAAAGTATTCAAGCAAGTTTAATGATGAAGCCAAATCAATGTGCCAACAGCTGTTAGCTAAATCGATAAAGCAGCGCCTGGGCTGCCGCAACGGACGCATGGGCGGGCAGGATGTGATGGCCCACCCGTTTTTCCACTCCACCCAGCTCAATTGGCGTCGCCTGGAGGCTGGCATGCTGGATCCACCCTTTGTGCCAGAC CCGCACGCCGTTTACGCCAAAGATGTGCTCGATATTGAACAGTTCTCCACGGTGAAGGGCGTCAATATCGACGAATCCGACACAAATTTCTATACGAAATTCAACACAGGCTCCGTGTCCATTTCCTGGCAGAACGAGATGATGGAGACCGAGTGCTTTCGGGAACTGAATGTCTTTGGTCCCGAGGAGTGTCCCACGCCAGACTTGCAGATCAATGCAGCGCCCGAGCCAGACAAGGCGGGATGTTTCCCCTTTCGCCGGAAG AAGAAGCAGCCGGCCCGCACACAGCCCATACCCATTCCGGAGCATCTGTTAACCACTAGTCACAGCGTGTCCTCCACGACGGTCGAAAGCTGA
- the LOC120452583 gene encoding lysyl oxidase homolog 2A has protein sequence MASFRFQLLQLLLVLSQSLANNSGLNVQNNYRNMKVRLATNKAALAGIQVLREGRVEVSFDFGASWGTICSTSWSMREANVVCRQLGLGYASKASKGTEHGDSRQHPWGMVGTLCRGTEHRLADCIRESHYPNLCNARNHNVSTVACVSHSADLEIGLADIERSARLEAVPMSRLTCAMEEHCVSADAYVIRRTNPHAARILLRFSVKASNVGTADVSPYANYKDWVWHQCHRHYHSMNVFATFDVYDLKYRKVAQGHKASFCLMDSECRPGVRQKYTCGNTTQGISVGCADTYTDVLDCQWVDVTRVPVNRRYILRVALNPEYKLGEISFENNGAECLLDYTGVQQTTRIFNCRRKPLWFKI, from the exons ATGGCTTCGTTCCGGTTtcaactgctgcagctcctaCTGGTGCTCAGCCAAAGTTTGGCCAACAACAGTGGCCTAAACGTGCAGAACAATTACAGAAACATGAAGGTCCGACTGGCCACCAATAAGGCAGCGCTCGCCGGCATTCAAGTCCTCCGCGAGGGACGCGTGGAGGTGAGCTTTGACTTTGGCGCCTCATGGGGAACAATTTGCAGCACTTCGTGGAGCATGCGGGAGGCAAATGTGGTGTGCCGACAGCTGGGACTGGGCTACGCTTCCAAGGCTAGCAAGGGTACGGAGCACGGGGATAGCCGGCAGCATCCGTGGGGCATGGTGGGCACTCTGTGCAGGGGAACCGAGCATCGCCTAGCCGACTGCATCCGGGAGTCCCACTACCCGAACCTCTGCAATGCCAGAAACCACAACGTCAGCACGGTGGCCTGTGTTAGCCACTCGGCTGACCTGGAGATCGGACTGGCGGACATTGAGAGATCCGCCCGCCTGGAGGCTGTGCCCATGTCGAGGCTCACCTGCGCCATGGAGGAGCACTGTGTATCCGCCGACGCCTATGTGATCCGAAGGACGAACCCGCACGCCGCCAGGATACTGCTTCGCTTTTCCGTTAAGGCTTCCAATGTGGGGACAGCCGATGTGAGTCCTTACGCCAACTACAAGGACTGGGTGTGGCACCAGTGCCACAGACACTACCACAGCATGAATGTTTTTGCCACCTTTGATGTTTACGACCTCAAATACCGAAAGGTGGCCCAGGGACACAAGGCCTCCTTTTGCCTTATGGACTCTGAATGCCGACCAGGAGTACGGCAGAAGTACACCTGTGGCAACACCACCCAAG GCATTTCTGTGGGCTGCGCAGACACCTACACCGATGTGCTGGACTGCCAGTGGGTAGATGTCACCCGAGTGCCCGTCAACCGACGCTACATCCTGCGGGTGGCCCTCAATCCCGAGTACAAGCTGGGCGAGATATCCTTCGAGAACAACGGAGCCGAGTGCCTCCTTGATTACACTGGCGTACAGCAGACCACAAGGATTTTTAACTGTCGGCGCAAGCCCCTTTGGTTTAAGATATGA